One window from the genome of Vicugna pacos chromosome 23, VicPac4, whole genome shotgun sequence encodes:
- the EPHX1 gene encoding epoxide hydrolase 1, with the protein MLLEILLASVLGFVIYWFVSKDKEETLPLEDGWWGPGVRPTAGEDESIRPFKVETSDEEINDLHQRIEKVRLAPPLEDSRFHYGFNSNYLRKVISYWRNGFDWRKQVEILNKYPHFKTKIEGLDIHFIHVKPPQLPSGHTPKPLLMVHGWPGSFYEFYKIIPLLTDPKNHGLSDEHVFEVICPSIPGYGFSEASSKKGCNSVATARIFYKLMLRLGFQQFYIQGGDWGALICTNMAQLVPSHVKGLHLNMALILRNFYTISLLLGRRFGGLFGYTERDMELLYPFKKVFYSLVRESGYMHIQCTKPDTVGCALNDSPVGLAAYILEKFSTWTNSEFRDLEDGGLERKFSLDDLLTGIMLYWTTGTITSSQRFYKENLGQGFMANKHETMKVYVPTGFAAFPYELVHLPEKWVKSKYPKLLSYSYMPRGGHFAAFEEPELLAQDIRKFVGLVERQ; encoded by the exons ATGTTGCTGGAAATACTCCTCGCCTCAGTGCTGGGCTTTGTCATCTACTGGTTTGTCTCCAAGGACAAGGAGGAGACTTTGCCACTTGAAGATGGGTGGTGGGGCCCCGGGGTGAGGCCCACAGCTGGGGAGGACGAGAGCATCCGCCCGTTCAAGGTGGAAACATCGGATGAGGAGATCAAC GACTTACACCAGAGGATCGAGAAGGTCCGTTTGGCCCCACCTTTGGAGGACAGCCGCTTCCACTACGGTTTCAACTCCAACTACCTGAGGAAAGTCATCTCCTACTGGCGGAATGGTTTTGACTGGAGGAAGCAGGTGGAGATTCTCAACAAATACCCTCACTTCAAGACAAAGATCGAAG GCCTGGACATCCACTTCATCCACGTGAAGCCCCCCCAGCTGCCCTCTGGCCACACCCCAAAGCCCTTGCTGATGGTACATGGCTGGCCTGGCTCCTTCTACGAATTTTATAAGATCATCCCGCTCCTGACTGACCCCAAGAACCATGGCCTGAGTGATGAGCATGTTTTTGAAgtcatctgtccatccattccTGGCTACGGCTTCTCGGAGGCATCCTCCAAGAAGG GCTGCAACTCGGTGGCCACTGCCAGGATCTTTTATAAGCTGATGCTGCGGCTGGGCTTCCAGCAGTTCTACATTCAAGGTGGGGACTGGGGGGCCCTGATCTGCACCAACATGGCCCAGCTGGTGCCCAG CCACGTGAAAGGCCTGCACTTGAACATGGCTTTGATCTTAAGAAATTTCTACACCATTTCCCTTCTCCTGGGACGGCGTTTTGGGGGGCTTTTTGGCTACACCGAGAGGGATATGGAGCTGCTGTACCCCTTCAAGAAGGTCTTCTACAGCTTGGTGAGGGAGAGCGGCTACATGCACATCCAGTGCACCAAGCCCGACACCGTGG GCTGTGCTCTGAATGACTCTCCTGTGGGACTGGCTGCCTATATCCTAGAGAAGTTTTCTACCTGGACCAACTCAGAGTTCCGGGATCTGGAGGATGGAGGCCTGGAGAG GAAGTTCTCCCTGGACGATCTGCTGACGGGCATCATGCTCTACTGGACAACGGGCACCATCACTTCTTCCCAGCGCTTCTACAAGGAGAACCTGGGACAGGGTTTCATGGCCAATAAGCATGAGAC GATGAAGGTCTACGTGCCCACCGGCTTTGCTGCCTTCCCTTATGAGTTAGTGCACCTCCCAGAGAAGTGGGTGAAGTCCAAGTACCCGAAACTCCTCTCCTATTCCTACATGCCCCGTGGGGGCCACTTTGCTGCCTTTGAGGAGCCAGAGCTGCTCGCCCAGGACATCCGCAAGTTCGTGGGGCTGGTAGAGCGGCAGTGA